Proteins encoded together in one Janthinobacterium tructae window:
- a CDS encoding metallophosphoesterase family protein has translation MRIAHFSDLHYAVSTLPEVDTCFTYAVDQAIEKQAEVAVITGDTTDHALDAHSPALMALARQIRRLADHCPVLMLQGTFSHEPPGTLDLFSLLGGRYPIHVANRLQQVILNSRREWMASTHSRFNGNDWCDTDCALLCSCVPTMNKANLAASVGADQAGQAMGHYLADLLAGYAPGNLLARQRGIPTIALSHGTVIGCMTEHGVPMAGMDHEFTAGVLFQAQANAFMLGHIHLHQAWDLNGQVIAYPGSVGRLHYGEQGNKGFLMWEVTADSASCELVATPARRTLELAFAGAPEMDALHQYVASHPIDGAWVRIRWQCLEEERATIDREAITALFRGAAGIKLEGRVIPITRARAEGMARCHQLEEQVRTWAHQVDRPAAPLLACLAQLAIHSPADIAMAALSTETVAGDA, from the coding sequence ATGCGCATCGCTCATTTTTCGGATTTGCACTATGCAGTATCGACCTTGCCCGAGGTCGATACGTGCTTCACCTATGCCGTAGACCAGGCAATCGAAAAACAGGCGGAGGTCGCCGTTATTACGGGCGACACCACCGATCATGCCCTGGATGCCCATTCGCCGGCGTTGATGGCGCTCGCGCGCCAGATCCGGCGCCTGGCCGATCATTGCCCAGTCCTGATGCTGCAAGGGACGTTTTCACACGAACCGCCCGGTACGCTGGATCTGTTTTCCCTGCTAGGTGGACGTTATCCCATACACGTGGCCAACCGCTTGCAGCAGGTCATCCTCAACAGCCGGCGTGAATGGATGGCCTCCACACACTCGCGCTTCAATGGCAATGACTGGTGCGACACGGACTGCGCCCTCCTCTGCTCGTGCGTTCCGACCATGAACAAGGCGAATTTGGCTGCCAGTGTCGGTGCGGACCAAGCCGGACAGGCCATGGGGCACTATCTGGCCGACCTCCTGGCCGGCTACGCGCCAGGCAATCTGCTGGCGCGCCAGCGGGGCATACCCACCATCGCGCTCTCCCACGGTACCGTGATTGGCTGTATGACAGAGCATGGGGTGCCGATGGCGGGAATGGACCATGAATTTACCGCAGGGGTACTCTTTCAGGCACAGGCCAATGCATTCATGTTGGGGCATATTCACCTGCATCAGGCGTGGGACCTCAATGGACAGGTGATCGCCTACCCTGGCTCCGTCGGACGCTTGCATTACGGCGAACAAGGCAATAAGGGTTTCCTGATGTGGGAAGTCACCGCCGACAGCGCTAGCTGCGAACTCGTCGCAACGCCGGCTCGCCGCACGCTGGAGCTGGCGTTTGCCGGGGCGCCGGAGATGGATGCACTGCACCAATACGTCGCTAGCCACCCCATCGACGGTGCCTGGGTGCGTATCCGCTGGCAGTGCCTTGAAGAGGAACGCGCCACCATCGACCGCGAAGCGATCACGGCACTGTTTCGTGGCGCGGCAGGCATCAAGCTTGAAGGCCGTGTGATTCCGATCACCCGTGCCAGAGCGGAGGGAATGGCACGCTGCCATCAACTTGAAGAGCAAGTACGTACCTGGGCACACCAGGTCGATAGGCCAGCCGCACCTCTATTGGCTTGTTTGGCCCAGTTAGCTATCCACTCACCCGCCGACATTGCTATGGCTGCGCTGTCAACAGAAACAGTTGCTGGCGACGCTTAG